From Candidatus Neomarinimicrobiota bacterium, the proteins below share one genomic window:
- the purF gene encoding amidophosphoribosyltransferase, producing MCGIIGITGHEDISAELINGLTVIQHRGQDAAGIVTLNGRFRMKKGQGHVSRVFRNFDPEAFQGKCGLGHVRYATMGSTLEVDAQPIAVNYPYGLAMVHNGNVINFQELRRRLYEDNMRLLDTSNDVALILYTFAAQLEKKDLKHLKVDDLFDVVSEVQDLVKGAYSALTIIANKGFLAFTDPYGIRPLVMGRKLTDQGVVYAFASETTVFDFLGYEMMRDLQPGEAVFIDNEMNVHSKILKQKKQAFCVFEYIYFAREDSVFHERLVASERVKMGKKLAKTFQEADIDPDIIIDVPNSAYFFASGLAEEVHVPYRRGLAKNRFVGRSFITPTQKERENVVKQKLNPIKDIIKDRKVAVVDDSIVRGTTSRHIIHLLREYGAAKVFFVSASPPIKFPCIYGIDMSVRKEMVASHYNDNEEIARVIGADAVIYQKLEDLQELYQDLPICDACFSGNYPTGITKEILDHIEQEKIGSDRN from the coding sequence ATGTGTGGTATTATTGGAATTACAGGTCATGAGGATATATCTGCGGAGCTGATTAACGGATTGACGGTGATTCAGCACCGGGGACAGGATGCAGCCGGTATTGTGACCCTGAACGGTCGATTCCGGATGAAAAAAGGGCAGGGACACGTGAGCCGGGTTTTCAGGAATTTTGATCCGGAAGCCTTTCAGGGAAAATGCGGTCTGGGACATGTGCGGTATGCCACCATGGGGTCTACCCTGGAGGTGGATGCCCAGCCCATCGCCGTCAATTATCCTTACGGACTGGCCATGGTTCACAATGGGAATGTGATCAATTTTCAGGAATTACGAAGACGGCTCTATGAAGACAATATGCGCCTTCTGGATACATCCAACGATGTGGCCCTTATTCTGTATACTTTTGCCGCCCAGCTGGAAAAGAAGGATCTGAAACATTTAAAGGTTGATGACCTTTTTGATGTGGTGTCGGAAGTCCAGGATCTGGTTAAAGGGGCCTATTCCGCTCTGACTATCATAGCCAACAAAGGATTTCTGGCCTTTACGGATCCCTACGGTATCCGGCCACTGGTGATGGGACGAAAACTTACGGATCAGGGTGTGGTGTATGCCTTTGCTTCTGAAACCACGGTTTTTGATTTTCTGGGATATGAAATGATGCGGGATCTGCAGCCGGGTGAAGCGGTGTTTATTGACAATGAAATGAATGTCCATTCCAAAATTCTCAAACAGAAAAAACAGGCCTTCTGTGTTTTTGAATATATCTATTTTGCCCGGGAGGATTCGGTTTTTCATGAACGCCTGGTGGCCAGTGAACGGGTGAAAATGGGCAAAAAACTGGCAAAAACCTTCCAGGAAGCCGATATTGATCCTGACATCATCATCGATGTGCCCAATTCGGCATACTTTTTTGCATCGGGACTGGCGGAAGAGGTCCATGTGCCTTACCGGCGGGGATTGGCGAAGAACCGTTTTGTAGGCCGGAGTTTTATCACTCCTACCCAAAAAGAGCGGGAAAATGTGGTTAAACAAAAGCTGAATCCCATTAAAGATATCATCAAAGACCGGAAAGTGGCTGTAGTGGATGATTCCATTGTTCGGGGGACAACCTCCCGGCATATTATTCACCTGCTCCGGGAATACGGTGCCGCGAAGGTTTTCTTTGTATCTGCCTCGCCGCCTATCAAATTTCCCTGCATTTACGGTATCGATATGTCCGTCCGGAAAGAGATGGTGGCGTCCCATTATAACGACAATGAAGAAATCGCACGGGTGATCGGAGCCGATGCCGTGATTTATCAGAAACTGGAAGACCTGCAGGAACTCTACCAGGATCTGCCTATTTGTGATGCCTGTTTTTCCGGGAATTACCCGACGGGCATTACAAAAGAGATCCTGGATCATATCGAACAGGAAAAAATTGGTTCGGACAGGAATTAG
- the purN gene encoding phosphoribosylglycinamide formyltransferase produces the protein MTARLAILISGRGSNMAAILRESREGILKGLCEVAVVVSNTCSAAGLETARNAGIPAICVSSKGKKRREFEEELIENLEKYRPDYIILAGFMRILTPFFIHRYRNRILNIHPADTAQFQGIGGYEWAFEKGLKETKITVHLIDDGVDTGPVLAQKTVDLRGADTLEEVEKRGLAVERTFYSQVIRDVLTGKIHQQEIQS, from the coding sequence ATGACAGCCCGGCTGGCAATTCTCATCAGCGGAAGGGGATCCAATATGGCAGCAATCCTCCGGGAAAGCCGGGAAGGAATCCTGAAAGGATTGTGTGAGGTGGCGGTAGTGGTATCAAACACTTGTTCAGCGGCTGGACTCGAAACGGCCCGGAATGCCGGTATTCCGGCGATTTGCGTCTCCTCAAAAGGGAAAAAACGACGGGAATTTGAAGAGGAACTGATCGAAAACCTGGAAAAATACAGGCCGGATTATATTATCCTGGCCGGTTTTATGCGGATTTTAACCCCCTTTTTTATTCATCGTTACCGGAACCGGATTTTGAATATCCACCCGGCAGATACGGCACAGTTTCAGGGGATCGGGGGATATGAATGGGCCTTTGAAAAGGGACTCAAAGAGACGAAAATTACCGTGCATCTCATCGATGACGGAGTAGATACAGGGCCTGTGCTGGCACAGAAAACAGTGGACCTCCGTGGCGCGGATACACTGGAAGAGGTGGAAAAACGGGGACTTGCCGTCGAACGGACCTTTTACAGCCAGGTGATCCGGGATGTGTTAACAGGAAAAATTCATCAACAGGAGATACAATCATAA
- the purD gene encoding phosphoribosylamine--glycine ligase: MTKIAILGSGGREHALAWKLGLDMGEENIFVIPGNGGTPNNHPLDPMDFKALKSFCESKGINWLVVGPEDPLAQGICDTFAGSAVKVFGPSKAAAQLEASKIYSKRFMKKYGVATARCLYSSEAGDPQDFIRSLNGQVVVKYDGLAAGKGVTVCESEPEALEAISDLKTKYGKDVPFLLEERLRGREMSVIGITDGKTIRLLLPSQDHKQAYEGDKGPNTGGMGAYCPVPWYTPAMAKAVQNHVIEPTMKGIREEGFGYRGVIYFGIMMTEEGPKVLEYNVRFGDPETEVILPALKSSLAELIEGALSGNLDSVHPQFYPETFLDVVLASGGYPGSYQKGYEITGVEGLTAGTLLFHAGTRQEKGKLLTNGGRVLNVVVRGKNLEEAIRKVYPETDKIHFQDKYLRRDIGRREGNL, encoded by the coding sequence ATGACGAAAATTGCCATCCTCGGGTCCGGCGGACGGGAACACGCCCTGGCCTGGAAACTGGGACTCGATATGGGAGAGGAAAATATTTTTGTGATTCCCGGGAATGGAGGAACACCCAATAACCATCCCCTGGATCCCATGGATTTTAAAGCCCTGAAGTCCTTTTGTGAATCCAAAGGGATCAACTGGCTGGTGGTTGGCCCGGAAGATCCATTGGCTCAGGGGATTTGTGATACTTTTGCAGGGTCGGCCGTCAAAGTCTTTGGCCCGTCAAAAGCGGCGGCGCAACTGGAAGCATCGAAGATTTACTCCAAGCGGTTCATGAAAAAATATGGGGTAGCCACAGCCCGTTGCCTGTATTCATCCGAAGCAGGTGATCCCCAAGACTTTATCCGGTCATTGAACGGACAGGTGGTGGTGAAATATGACGGACTGGCGGCGGGAAAGGGCGTCACAGTGTGTGAATCTGAACCGGAAGCCCTGGAAGCTATTTCTGACCTGAAAACAAAATATGGAAAGGATGTCCCCTTTTTGCTGGAGGAACGCCTGAGGGGACGTGAAATGTCTGTTATCGGTATCACCGACGGAAAAACCATCCGCCTTCTTTTACCCTCCCAGGACCATAAACAGGCTTACGAAGGCGATAAAGGTCCCAATACCGGCGGCATGGGAGCCTATTGTCCCGTTCCCTGGTATACCCCCGCCATGGCGAAAGCGGTGCAGAATCACGTGATTGAACCGACCATGAAGGGTATCCGGGAAGAAGGGTTTGGGTACAGGGGTGTCATCTATTTTGGCATCATGATGACGGAAGAAGGCCCGAAAGTGTTGGAATACAACGTGCGTTTCGGCGATCCTGAAACGGAGGTCATCCTGCCGGCCCTGAAATCCTCCCTGGCGGAACTGATTGAGGGGGCTTTATCCGGAAATCTGGACAGTGTGCATCCTCAGTTTTACCCGGAGACCTTTTTGGATGTGGTATTGGCTTCAGGGGGATATCCGGGAAGTTATCAAAAAGGGTACGAAATCACCGGAGTGGAGGGACTCACCGCCGGAACTCTTCTTTTTCACGCAGGAACCCGGCAGGAAAAAGGCAAGCTGCTTACCAACGGTGGACGGGTACTGAATGTGGTGGTGCGGGGTAAAAACCTGGAGGAAGCCATCCGAAAGGTTTATCCTGAAACTGATAAAATCCATTTTCAGGATAAATATCTGCGTCGGGACATCGGCCGGCGGGAGGGGAATCTATGA
- the purB gene encoding adenylosuccinate lyase: protein MFKAISPLDGRYADRLGILRDSFSEFALMRMRVITEIRFIRALDEMRCFSPLAPEEIDRLEAIEKQFDETDYQAIKAIEKEINHDVKACEIYLQQKAGLREPNRIHFGLTSEDVNNLAWTFLLKSYRDTCQLPQLKELLLTLCDLSETWADTVFPARTHGQMASPTSYGKETAVFLNRLFTQYKKLKNLVFRAKLNGATGNYSAFATACPNGDWPAFARRFMERYGLEINPLTTQIEDHDTWAEYFDITRRINQIIRDLDQDTWLYLMQGYLLLSVTKGEVGSSTMPHKVNPINFENSEGNLKLSNALLGALSESLTTSRLQRDLSDSTVARNMGVALGHAYLAISETLRGLSKIRVNAPFALEEVSKHPELLAEPIQTVLRKAGVADPYGIMKKLTRGQVITLETLHRSLETLDVDPALIRELKTLRPERYVGLAPQLTLSMTAEVRKYLREES from the coding sequence ATGTTTAAAGCCATTTCTCCCCTGGACGGGCGCTATGCAGACCGCCTGGGTATCCTCCGGGACTCTTTTTCCGAATTTGCCCTCATGCGGATGCGGGTGATCACGGAAATCCGCTTTATCCGGGCCCTGGACGAGATGCGGTGTTTTTCACCTCTCGCACCCGAAGAAATCGACAGGCTTGAAGCCATTGAAAAGCAATTCGATGAAACGGATTACCAAGCCATCAAAGCCATCGAGAAAGAGATCAATCACGATGTAAAGGCCTGTGAAATTTACCTGCAACAAAAGGCAGGACTCCGGGAACCCAACCGGATTCATTTCGGGCTGACATCGGAAGATGTGAACAATCTCGCCTGGACCTTTCTGCTGAAAAGCTACCGGGACACATGCCAGCTGCCTCAGCTCAAAGAGCTCCTTCTTACTCTCTGCGATCTTTCTGAAACCTGGGCGGATACGGTTTTTCCGGCCCGGACTCATGGACAGATGGCATCCCCCACAAGCTATGGCAAAGAGACCGCCGTTTTTCTGAACCGCCTGTTCACCCAGTATAAAAAACTGAAAAACCTTGTTTTCCGGGCCAAATTAAACGGGGCAACGGGAAATTATTCCGCTTTTGCCACCGCGTGTCCCAATGGAGACTGGCCGGCGTTTGCCCGGCGCTTTATGGAACGCTACGGCCTGGAAATCAATCCTCTGACAACCCAGATTGAGGATCACGACACCTGGGCGGAATATTTTGATATCACCCGCCGTATCAATCAGATCATCCGGGACCTGGACCAGGATACCTGGCTTTACCTGATGCAGGGGTATCTCCTGCTATCCGTAACAAAAGGGGAAGTGGGATCTTCTACCATGCCCCATAAAGTGAATCCTATCAATTTTGAAAACAGCGAAGGCAACCTGAAACTCTCAAACGCCCTCCTGGGGGCCCTGTCCGAAAGCCTGACCACATCCCGCCTTCAACGGGATCTGTCCGACAGCACCGTGGCACGAAATATGGGGGTGGCTCTGGGACACGCATACCTGGCCATCTCGGAAACCTTGCGGGGACTTTCGAAAATCCGTGTCAATGCCCCCTTTGCCCTGGAAGAGGTGTCGAAACATCCCGAACTTTTGGCGGAACCCATTCAGACGGTGTTAAGGAAAGCCGGTGTTGCAGATCCTTACGGGATTATGAAAAAACTTACACGAGGGCAGGTGATAACCCTGGAAACTCTGCACAGGTCTTTGGAAACACTGGATGTGGATCCGGCGCTGATTCGTGAATTGAAAACTCTCCGCCCTGAAAGATATGTGGGTCTGGCCCCTCAACTAACCCTTTCCATGACGGCGGAGGTCCGGAAATATCTCAGGGAGGAATCATGA
- the purH gene encoding bifunctional phosphoribosylaminoimidazolecarboxamide formyltransferase/IMP cyclohydrolase gives MKHFTPVKRVLISVSDKTGLPELGKYLQKAGCEIISTGGTHRVLKEAGIPVTDIQSVTGNPEAFGGRMKTISFQIESALLFDREKDRDEAEALGILPIDMVVCNLYPFGSVKKEGADLPRLIENIDIGGPTMIRAAAKNYRWVTTVVDPADYRMVMENMTAHGGHTDLETRFTLMRKAFNHTADYDSLIATTMDEQAGEPTLRFAFDQPQVLRYGENSHQKGTLYRLRNAPDSLCDMEVLHGKAISYNNMFDLYGALEAVRDLKNNGCAIIKHANPCGLSEGKNQRKVFEKAWAGDPVSAFGSVIAFNTPVTLETAQFLELDAKDKSQRKFVEIVSAPGFEPSALDYLKQHKNLRIVVFDPARLQPAHDMKFIYNALLYQDADRELLDKVEYVSHKKDPVDEDLMRFGLTAVRQLKSNAICVARTCKDGDIQLLGMGCGQPNRVNATQLTLARCRENLKNEYTGDPDGLEEYIRQEMGKAVLFSDAFFPFPDNVELSHADGIRTIVQPGGSIRDKAVIEKADDLEMTLIFTGMRHFKH, from the coding sequence ATGAAACATTTCACTCCTGTCAAACGGGTTTTAATCAGTGTCTCAGACAAAACCGGTCTGCCGGAATTGGGGAAATATTTACAGAAAGCCGGGTGTGAGATCATATCCACCGGCGGGACACACCGGGTGCTGAAAGAGGCGGGCATTCCCGTGACCGATATTCAGTCGGTTACCGGTAATCCTGAAGCCTTTGGCGGCCGGATGAAAACCATCTCTTTTCAGATTGAATCGGCCCTGCTTTTTGACCGGGAAAAGGACCGGGACGAAGCAGAAGCCCTGGGAATTCTCCCCATCGATATGGTGGTCTGCAATCTGTATCCCTTTGGAAGTGTGAAAAAAGAAGGCGCCGATTTACCCCGTCTGATTGAAAATATCGATATCGGAGGTCCCACCATGATCCGGGCTGCCGCAAAAAATTACAGATGGGTTACAACGGTTGTAGATCCGGCAGATTACAGGATGGTTATGGAAAACATGACGGCTCATGGGGGACATACTGACCTGGAAACCCGATTCACACTCATGCGGAAAGCCTTTAACCATACGGCCGATTACGATAGCCTGATCGCCACAACCATGGACGAACAGGCTGGTGAACCCACCCTGCGCTTTGCCTTTGACCAGCCTCAGGTTCTCCGCTATGGGGAAAATAGTCACCAGAAAGGGACCCTTTACCGCCTCCGGAATGCCCCCGATTCCCTCTGTGATATGGAGGTCCTTCATGGCAAAGCCATCTCCTATAACAACATGTTCGATTTGTACGGCGCTTTGGAAGCGGTTCGGGATCTGAAAAACAACGGGTGCGCGATCATCAAACATGCCAATCCCTGTGGACTCAGTGAAGGGAAAAACCAGCGGAAAGTTTTTGAAAAAGCCTGGGCAGGAGATCCGGTATCCGCCTTCGGCTCGGTGATTGCCTTTAATACACCTGTGACCCTTGAAACCGCCCAATTCCTGGAACTTGATGCAAAGGATAAAAGCCAGAGGAAATTCGTGGAAATTGTGTCGGCTCCCGGATTTGAACCGTCGGCCCTGGATTATTTGAAACAGCATAAAAACCTGCGCATTGTGGTGTTTGATCCGGCCAGGCTGCAACCGGCCCACGATATGAAATTCATCTATAATGCCCTGCTGTACCAGGATGCGGATCGCGAGTTACTGGACAAGGTGGAATATGTCAGTCACAAAAAGGATCCGGTGGATGAAGACCTGATGCGGTTTGGTCTGACGGCTGTACGCCAGTTGAAATCCAATGCCATCTGTGTGGCCCGGACATGTAAAGACGGGGACATTCAGCTTTTGGGGATGGGTTGCGGCCAGCCCAACCGGGTGAATGCCACACAACTCACCCTGGCCCGTTGCCGGGAAAATCTGAAAAATGAATATACCGGTGATCCGGATGGCCTGGAGGAATATATCCGGCAGGAAATGGGAAAAGCCGTGCTTTTTTCCGATGCCTTTTTTCCCTTCCCGGATAATGTGGAATTGAGCCATGCCGACGGGATCCGGACCATCGTTCAACCCGGTGGATCCATCCGGGATAAAGCCGTCATTGAAAAAGCCGATGACCTGGAGATGACGCTGATATTTACCGGAATGCGTCATTTCAAGCATTAA
- a CDS encoding phosphoribosylformylglycinamidine synthase subunit PurQ, translated as MYSEKDIKDGKIRALVLTGSGINCEEEMAAACRLAGAHAEIVHLSRIFNGEVSIHDYDLLNLPGGFSFGDDLGSAKVLANQLKVRPIASGIPFMEEIQRFLADGKYIIGVCNGFQALVKMGLLPNTGGKGEQEATLTFNDSGKFEDRWVTCKVLEDPPTPFLKDIDTLDLPVRHGEGRLIFRDETVRQAVVEQKLNVLAYADREGRITDTYPYNPNGSELNCAGLCDPSGQIFGLMPHPEAYLTVYNHPDWNRRKKTGQLTDEKGEGLKIFENVVGRVIR; from the coding sequence TTGTATTCTGAAAAAGACATAAAGGATGGTAAAATCCGGGCCCTTGTGCTCACCGGTTCTGGAATTAATTGCGAGGAGGAAATGGCTGCGGCCTGCCGTCTTGCCGGCGCCCATGCGGAGATTGTCCACCTGAGCCGGATATTCAACGGGGAGGTGTCGATTCATGACTATGACCTGCTGAATCTTCCCGGAGGTTTTTCATTTGGGGATGATCTGGGCTCGGCGAAAGTCCTGGCAAATCAACTGAAGGTGCGTCCCATTGCCTCCGGCATTCCCTTTATGGAGGAAATTCAGCGCTTTCTGGCAGATGGAAAATATATCATCGGGGTCTGTAATGGATTTCAGGCCCTGGTGAAAATGGGACTCCTGCCCAATACCGGTGGAAAAGGGGAACAGGAGGCGACGCTGACCTTTAATGATTCGGGTAAATTCGAGGATCGCTGGGTCACCTGCAAAGTCCTGGAAGATCCTCCAACGCCCTTTTTGAAGGACATCGACACCCTTGATCTGCCGGTCCGCCATGGGGAAGGCCGGCTGATCTTTCGGGATGAAACTGTCCGCCAGGCGGTGGTGGAACAGAAACTGAACGTCTTGGCTTATGCGGACAGGGAGGGGCGTATCACCGATACCTATCCATACAATCCCAACGGGTCTGAATTGAATTGTGCCGGACTTTGTGATCCTTCCGGACAGATATTCGGCCTCATGCCCCACCCCGAAGCCTATCTGACCGTCTACAACCATCCGGACTGGAACCGGCGAAAAAAAACAGGTCAGCTGACAGATGAAAAAGGGGAGGGATTGAAGATCTTTGAAAATGTTGTTGGAAGAGTGATAAGGTAG
- a CDS encoding phosphoribosylformylglycinamidine synthase subunit PurS, whose product MPQTYFIQLILKDTVRDVTGERVKHSATRYLNLDTGRVKSSRLFTVQLDISPEEIRLFAESVLRDPVMQDVYIGTFYPAEKFTRKLLIAKRPGVTDDEGISAQKALGDTLNREFSTHVQQIYTADLFYFEKPVAQKDLITLGEELLGNPLINYFEAGSVDDPITYVPDVRMGSRAEIRTIPVDRKDDELLRLSSEMLLSLNLDEMKAIRDYFMREDVRTARKKAGLDENPTDCELEILGQTWSEHCKHKEFNALIHFRDEETGQDETIDSLFKTYIRKSTDIIRKRFDKAGNPWLLKVFTDNAGVVRINEDSCFIWKVETHNSPSALDPYGGALTGIVGVNRDPLGTGIGGARLLFNTDVLCFGNPDHPGKLLPGQLHPRRIMSGVVKGIEDGGNKSGIPTINGSVIFDDRFSGKPLVFCGTAAVMPLKYGDRPTWIKSIDPGDRIIMAGGRVGKDGIHGATFSSLEIDEHSPRSAVQIGSPITQKNMSDFMVDAARQGLIKCSTDNGAGGLSSSIGELAQISGGAEVFLDKVPLKYPGLQPWEIFVSESQERMTLVLEPDQLEKVFDLARLYDVEVTDIGRFTGSGHLKLFYENRTVALLDLDFLHNGVPRKHLEAVWKKPEVREPELKEEPDIKETLLALLGSLNICSRESIIRRYDHEVKGRTVVKPLMGEEGHAPQDAGVMRLSFDSWEGIAVSNGIMPKFGDIDAYEASAGAFDEAVRQIISVGGHLPDPEDINSPFWSVNDNFCVPDSVYDPETNPDGKYKLAQLVRMNQALFDMATTFNIPMTSGKDSMKNDFRKGQVKISVPPTVLYSMAAKIDDIRTVTTSDFKRPGDAIYLVGKTRDELGGSEFYRLLGYLGANVPKVHKANALNLYRLMGIAHREGFLASSHDLSDGGLAVALAECVIGGPFGAAVDVGYGDLSLIPELFSESHSRFVVSVPAKNQTTFENLMGSDARFLGAVSEEPVLKISFKGEKILDVSKEEMLEKWRGGLVF is encoded by the coding sequence GTGCCACAGACGTATTTTATCCAACTCATCCTGAAAGACACGGTCAGAGATGTCACCGGCGAGCGGGTGAAACATTCCGCCACACGTTATCTGAATCTCGATACAGGCCGGGTGAAATCCTCCAGGCTCTTTACCGTCCAACTGGATATTTCTCCTGAAGAGATCCGACTCTTTGCCGAATCAGTCCTCCGGGATCCGGTGATGCAGGATGTTTATATCGGCACTTTTTACCCGGCAGAGAAATTTACACGCAAATTGTTGATTGCCAAACGACCCGGGGTGACGGATGACGAAGGCATCTCGGCTCAAAAAGCCCTGGGTGATACCCTGAACCGGGAATTTTCCACCCATGTCCAGCAGATTTATACGGCGGATCTCTTTTATTTTGAAAAACCGGTAGCCCAAAAGGATCTCATCACCCTGGGAGAAGAACTCCTGGGCAATCCCCTTATCAACTATTTTGAAGCCGGTTCCGTGGATGATCCCATCACGTATGTACCGGATGTGCGCATGGGATCCCGGGCTGAAATCCGGACCATTCCCGTGGATCGTAAGGATGATGAACTGCTCCGGCTCTCGTCGGAAATGTTGCTCTCCCTGAACCTGGACGAGATGAAAGCCATCCGGGACTATTTTATGCGGGAGGATGTACGGACAGCCCGGAAAAAGGCGGGACTCGATGAAAATCCCACCGATTGTGAACTGGAAATTCTGGGCCAGACCTGGTCCGAACACTGTAAACACAAGGAATTCAATGCCCTGATTCATTTCCGGGATGAAGAGACGGGTCAGGATGAAACCATTGATTCTCTCTTTAAAACCTATATCCGAAAATCCACCGATATCATTCGGAAACGTTTTGACAAAGCAGGTAATCCCTGGCTGCTGAAGGTTTTTACGGATAATGCCGGCGTGGTCCGGATTAATGAGGATTCCTGCTTCATCTGGAAGGTTGAAACTCACAACTCCCCCTCGGCTTTGGATCCTTACGGAGGAGCCCTGACCGGTATTGTGGGGGTGAACCGGGATCCCCTGGGGACAGGCATCGGTGGAGCCAGACTTCTATTCAATACCGATGTCCTTTGTTTTGGAAATCCGGATCATCCCGGTAAGCTCCTGCCCGGACAGCTCCATCCCCGGCGCATCATGAGCGGGGTGGTGAAAGGGATTGAAGACGGGGGTAATAAATCGGGAATTCCCACCATCAACGGGTCTGTAATTTTTGATGACCGCTTCAGCGGCAAACCCCTGGTTTTTTGTGGTACAGCGGCGGTGATGCCCCTGAAATACGGTGATCGCCCCACCTGGATAAAATCCATCGATCCCGGTGACCGTATTATCATGGCCGGTGGACGGGTGGGGAAAGACGGCATTCACGGCGCTACCTTTTCTTCCCTGGAAATCGATGAACACTCACCCCGGTCCGCCGTGCAGATCGGATCCCCCATCACCCAGAAAAACATGTCCGATTTTATGGTGGATGCAGCCCGGCAGGGACTCATTAAATGTTCCACGGACAACGGTGCCGGCGGACTCTCATCCTCCATCGGTGAACTGGCCCAGATTTCGGGCGGGGCGGAGGTTTTTCTGGATAAGGTCCCGCTTAAATATCCCGGACTCCAGCCCTGGGAAATTTTCGTCTCCGAATCCCAGGAACGGATGACTCTCGTGTTGGAACCGGATCAACTGGAGAAGGTTTTTGATCTGGCACGGCTCTATGACGTGGAAGTGACGGATATCGGCCGTTTTACCGGTTCGGGCCATTTGAAACTTTTTTATGAAAACCGGACGGTTGCTCTCCTGGATTTGGATTTTCTTCACAACGGTGTGCCCCGGAAGCACCTTGAGGCCGTGTGGAAAAAACCGGAGGTTCGGGAACCGGAACTAAAAGAAGAGCCGGATATCAAAGAGACCCTCCTGGCCCTTTTGGGAAGTTTGAATATCTGTTCTCGGGAAAGTATTATCCGACGATATGATCACGAGGTGAAGGGACGAACGGTGGTCAAACCCCTCATGGGCGAAGAAGGACATGCTCCCCAGGATGCAGGGGTAATGCGCCTGAGTTTTGATTCCTGGGAAGGCATTGCCGTGTCCAACGGAATTATGCCTAAATTCGGAGATATCGATGCCTATGAAGCCTCGGCCGGTGCCTTCGATGAGGCGGTCCGGCAGATTATCTCCGTCGGTGGCCACTTGCCCGACCCGGAGGATATCAACAGTCCATTCTGGTCTGTAAATGATAATTTTTGTGTGCCCGATTCAGTCTACGATCCCGAAACCAATCCTGACGGAAAATATAAATTGGCACAGCTGGTCCGCATGAACCAGGCCCTTTTTGATATGGCCACCACCTTCAATATTCCCATGACATCCGGGAAGGACAGCATGAAAAATGATTTTCGGAAGGGGCAGGTGAAAATCTCCGTACCGCCGACAGTCCTTTATTCCATGGCGGCGAAAATCGATGATATCCGGACAGTGACCACCAGCGATTTCAAACGTCCCGGCGATGCCATCTACCTGGTGGGAAAAACACGGGATGAACTGGGCGGTTCGGAATTTTACCGGCTGCTGGGGTATCTTGGAGCGAATGTTCCCAAAGTTCATAAAGCCAATGCCCTGAATCTCTACCGGCTGATGGGGATAGCCCACCGGGAAGGATTTCTGGCCTCGTCCCATGATCTGTCAGACGGAGGTTTGGCTGTGGCTTTGGCGGAATGTGTCATCGGTGGACCTTTTGGGGCTGCCGTGGATGTGGGATATGGTGATCTGTCCCTGATTCCTGAACTCTTTTCCGAATCCCATTCCCGCTTTGTTGTGTCTGTCCCCGCTAAAAATCAAACGACCTTTGAAAACCTGATGGGTTCTGATGCCCGGTTTCTGGGGGCGGTATCGGAAGAGCCGGTGTTAAAAATCTCTTTTAAAGGGGAAAAAATCCTGGATGTATCCAAAGAAGAAATGCTTGAAAAATGGAGAGGCGGACTTGTATTCTGA